The sequence TACGTGCACTTTAAAGAAGAACAGTGCCAACGCGTACTCCTCAACTTAGGATAAACGGGTGTACTCAAACAGAAATCACTGCAGGCTTGGTAAGTCATTTTAGATTCTAAACAAATtcctctgtagcaaaaaaaaagcttgtaaATAGTTTTTGTACAGTTCGTTAAATAGTCGTTATATGCTGTAAATCACTGCATactacaaaacattatttttagatTTGATACGTTCTTGTTTTTTGctttaacataaaatatttgatGTGTATTCagaaagttgaaataaaatacatatgcTGCATCATTTAGTTTAAAATTGAGCCCATTGATTCTAAGCAATGACTGTGTGATTGGTGtgcataatgttttttgtttttttttggtctatagcagaaacaattaataaaaaatgtatccgtCTCTTTACACTCCTCACACTCCTTAGGGAGAATATGCAGCTTCTTATTTTAGGGACACTTGCCCTGTTTGTTGGGGTCACAGTTGCTGTGCCTGCACAGGAGAAGCGTGTACATCATAAGCCTGACCTCAGTGACCATGTTCATGATGATGCCCATGGATATCAGTATGACCACGAGGCCTTCCTGGGCAAAGAGGAAGCCAAGACCTTTGACCAGCTAAGCCCTGAGGAGAGCAAAGAGAGACTAGGGTAAAAAGAAATGCAAGAGAATGGTACAGTAAATAGGAGAAAAGTAATATTATCATgtgtctaacttttttttttttttgtatattcccCATGCAGAAAGATTGTGGACAGGATTGACACAGATAAGGATGGCTTCATCAGTCATGCTGAGCTGCACCACTGGATCAAGCACAGGCAGAGGAGGTACATCGAGGAGAACGTGGACAAGCACTGGAAAGAGTACGACCAGAACAAGGATGGGAAGATTGGCTGGATCGAGTACAAGAACACCACCTATGGATATTACATGGGTAATTAAAACAAACCTTTGAATTTGGGCGTGGCTACTAATTATGTGGCTTTAAATGAGCTGTTTATGTTGGGTTATGAATTTATTGTTCACAACAGTGTAACATCTTTGCAAAAAGAAACCATTGTATTTTCGATAATTTggtattacatttaaatagacCAAATTGTTTAAATGATAAACCAATAAAGTTTTTAAACTCCCAATATATGGTGCAGAACTAAAGAATATTGATGGTTAATGTACTATGTTACTGTATTTCAGATGTAGAGTTTGATGATGTGGAGGATAAGTCGAGTTACAAAGCCATGCTCACTAGAGATGAAAGACGGTTCAAGTCTGCAGACCGGGACGGGGACGGTGTTGCTACCCGAGAAGAGTTCACTGCCTTCCTCCATCCAGAGGAGTTTGACCACATGAGAGACATTGTGATACAGGTACATAGAGTAAAGCAGATGGCATTTCTACTAGcatgttttacaaaaacaaataaaaatatatagttatgaTTTACACAGAAAAAGTCTTTTAGACACAGGGCAAAATGTATCTCTTCTTCACATTTTCACTATGTGAGATGATTAACTTGTGTGATCTGACAATAATAAAGGTTTTGATGAAGTTTCTAGATGATTCTGCAGCATGTATGTTTATGTTAAATATCATTTATGATGCTTACTGTGCTATCTCTTGTTAGCGTTTATCATCTGTTAGACCAGAACAGAACACTTGCGAAGCACTGAAACAAATTGCTGTTAACTTTGGAACTTTATTGTTACAGGAAACAATTGAAGACATTGACAAGAATGGTGATGGCAAGATTGATCTGCAGGAATACATTGGTAAGTGTCTACACTGTTCCCCTGGGAAAGAAGAAAGCGAACATTAGAATTGATATTTTGTGGCCAGATGAATTGAATGTGTGCTTATGTTCCTTTTGACCCTAGGGGACATGTTCAACGCTGAAAATGGAGAGAATGAACCAGATTGGGTCACAACAGAAAAGAAACACTTCTCAGAGTTCAGAGACATGAACAAGGTATGCATTGGGAAGAAcattttttagcatcattttttagcatttaaccaaacaaatcatGGTTCGTGATTTGTTTGCGTTTGTTAGGATGGTTTCCTTGATGCCAGTGAAGTCTCTCATTGGATCCTCCCTGGAGAGGTGGACCATGCTGATAACGAGGCCCGGCATCTCATTCATGAAACTGATAAAGACAACGTAAGTGGCTTTCACTGGGTCTTCGCGTATGTGGCGTCATTAATTCACAATAATGCATTAATGGCAATAATAATCATTGAAAATCTACTTTTAATTAATCTTCACCTCTgtcttctttcttttaatttactGCCAATGAATTGCAATGGACTTCCAACTGCTTCATGTAATTGATTATCCAGGATGACAAAATCACAAAGAaggagattctggcaaactggaACATGTTTGTCGGGAGCCAAGCAACTAATTACGGAGAGGATCTCACCAAAAGACATGATGAACTTTAATGCCGGCATATCTGAGTACGGGGTGGGCAATATATTTGCGG comes from Carassius auratus strain Wakin chromosome 3, ASM336829v1, whole genome shotgun sequence and encodes:
- the LOC113045645 gene encoding reticulocalbin-1-like isoform X1; the encoded protein is MQLLILGTLALFVGVTVAVPAQEKRVHHKPDLSDHVHDDAHGYQYDHEAFLGKEEAKTFDQLSPEESKERLGKIVDRIDTDKDGFISHAELHHWIKHRQRRYIEENVDKHWKEYDQNKDGKIGWIEYKNTTYGYYMDVEFDDVEDKSSYKAMLTRDERRFKSADRDGDGVATREEFTAFLHPEEFDHMRDIVIQETIEDIDKNGDGKIDLQEYIGDMFNAENGENEPDWVTTEKKHFSEFRDMNKDGFLDASEVSHWILPGEVDHADNEARHLIHETDKDNDDKITKKEILANWNMFVGSQATNYGEDLTKRHDEL
- the LOC113045645 gene encoding calumenin-like isoform X2, whose protein sequence is MQLLILGTLALFVGVTVAVPAQEKRVHHKPDLSDHVHDDAHGYQYDHEAFLGKEEAKTFDQLSPEESKERLGKIVDRIDTDKDGFISHAELHHWIKHRQRRYIEENVDKHWKEYDQNKDGKIGWIEYKNTTYGYYMDVEFDDVEDKSSYKAMLTRDERRFKSADRDGDGVATREEFTAFLHPEEFDHMRDIVIQETIEDIDKNGDGKIDLQEYIGDMFNAENGENEPDWVTTEKKHFSEFRDMNKDGFLDASEVSHWILPGEVDHADNEARHLIHETDKDNDGRLSISEIMDKMDFIKVSTITDYGTLVEDHDEL